Proteins from a single region of Thunnus maccoyii chromosome 23, fThuMac1.1, whole genome shotgun sequence:
- the fbxl14b gene encoding F-box/LRR-repeat protein 14b: METHISCLFPEILAMIFSYLDVRDKGRVAQVCIAWRDASYHKSVWRGVEAKLHLRRANPSLFPSLQARGIRRVQILSLRRSLSYVIQGMPNIESLNLSGCYNLTDNGLGHAFVQEIPSLRVLNLSLCKQITDSSLGRIAQYLKNLEVLELGGCSNITNTGLLLIAWGLHRLKSLNLRSCRHVSDVGIGHLAGMTRSAAEGCLNLEYLTLQDCQKLTDLSLKHISKGLTKLRVLNLSFCGGISDAGMIHLSHMASLWSLNLRSCDNISDTGTMHLAMGTLRLSGLDVSFCDKIGDQTLAYIAQGLYQLKSLSLCSCHISDDGINRMVRQMHELRTLNIGQCVRITDKGLELIADHLTQLAGIDLYGCTKITKRGLERITQLPCLKVLNLGLWQMTESEKVR; this comes from the coding sequence ATGGAGACGCACATTTCGTGCCTCTTCCCGGAAATTTTGGCCATGATTTTCAGCTATCTGGACGTGAGGGACAAAGGCAGGGTAGCCCAAGTGTGTATCGCTTGGAGGGACGCATCCTACCACAAGTCAGTGTGGAGGGGGGTGGAGGCCAAGCTGCACCTCCGCCGGGCCAATCCCTCCCTGTTCCCCAGCCTCCAGGCCAGGGGCATCCGGAGGGTCCAGATCCTCTCCCTGCGCCGCAGCCTGAGCTATGTGATCCAAGGAATGCCTAACATCGAGTCCCTCAACCTTTCCGGCTGCTACAACCTCACAGATAACGGGCTGGGCCATGCATTTGTGCAGGAGATCCCATCACTGAGGGTTTTGAACCTGAGTCTGTGCAAGCAGATCACAGACTCCAGTCTTGGCAGGATAGCCCAGTATCTGAAGAACCTGGAGGTGCTGGAGCTTGGTGGCTGCAGCAACATCACCAACACTGGGCTACTGTTGATAGCCTGGGGCCTCCACAGGCTCAAGAGTCTAAATTTGAGGTCCTGCAGGCATGTGTCAGACGTGGGGATTGGACATTTGGCGGGCATGACCCGCAGCGCAGCAGAGGGTTGCTTGAACCTGGAGTACCTGACTCTCCAGGACTGTCAGAAACTGacggacctgtcactcaaacacatttccaaGGGGCTGACCAAGCTTCGGGTACTGAACCTGAGCTTCTGTGGGGGGATCTCAGACGCGGGGATGATTCACCTTTCCCACATGGCCTCCCTGTGGAGCCTCAACCTGCGCTCCTGTGACAACATCAGCGACACAGGGACCATGCACCTTGCCATGGGCACCCTAAGGCTCTCCGGGCTTGACGTTTCCTTCTGCGACAAGATAGGGGACCAGACCCTGGCGTACATTGCCCAGGGGCTGTACCAGCTCAAGTCCCTGTCCCTGTGCTCGTGCCACATCTCTGACGACGGGATAAACCGGATGGTGAGGCAGATGCACGAGCTGAGGACTCTGAACATTGGACAGTGTGTACGCATCACGGACAAAGGGCTGGAGCTCATAGCTGACCACCTGACCCAGCTGGCGGGCATTGACCTGTATGGATGTACCAAGATCACCAAGAGGGGACTGGAGAGGATCACACAGCTCCCCTGCCTTAAAGTGTTGAACCTGGGACTCTGGCAGatgacagagagtgagaaagtgAGGTGA